The Geomonas ferrireducens genome includes a window with the following:
- a CDS encoding TldD/PmbA family protein, whose amino-acid sequence MELTRHAETVERLIGARRIDGWEIALYASRDLAIEVKEGKVDAFRCAEPFGVAVRLLVGEGLGFSFSTTMDPAALERMVDAALVAARMQSPDSWYTLPGPAASYPELPWLYDPALPALDEEVKIGRALELERLVRAYDPRVKRVRKCSYGESVYHTLVRNSHGLNATTMGSYNSCSVSAVAEADGDAQTGWDFAFAPSFAAIDPEKVAAGAGRKATALLGARSMPTMRCQVVLDNRVAADLLDVLTTSFLAESVHKGKSLLAGRVGERIFSELVSVRDNGVLEGGVGSAPCDGEGVPQQDTPLVTAGVLQGYLYDSYWAKRLGAASTGNAQRGTIKSPPRLGANNLFIEPGTADAGALVGGVAKGVFITDVMGIHTANPITGDFSVGASGFYVEDGELRYPVKGLALAGNLLELFRKVDMVGSDLRFFGSTGAPSLRIAELDVSGT is encoded by the coding sequence CTGCGCCGAACCCTTCGGTGTGGCGGTCCGGCTCCTCGTCGGAGAGGGTCTCGGCTTCTCCTTCTCCACCACGATGGACCCCGCAGCACTCGAGCGGATGGTGGACGCGGCCCTGGTCGCCGCCCGCATGCAGAGCCCGGACTCGTGGTACACCCTTCCCGGACCCGCCGCATCCTACCCCGAACTCCCCTGGCTCTACGATCCCGCACTCCCGGCTCTTGACGAGGAGGTGAAGATCGGCCGCGCCCTCGAGCTCGAACGCCTGGTGCGCGCCTACGATCCGCGCGTGAAAAGGGTCAGAAAGTGCAGCTACGGCGAGTCGGTCTACCATACCCTGGTCCGGAACTCGCACGGCCTGAATGCAACCACGATGGGGAGCTACAACAGTTGCAGCGTTTCCGCCGTGGCCGAGGCCGACGGTGATGCCCAGACCGGCTGGGATTTCGCCTTTGCCCCGAGCTTTGCCGCCATCGACCCGGAAAAGGTCGCCGCCGGTGCCGGCCGCAAGGCGACGGCGCTTCTGGGCGCACGCAGCATGCCCACCATGCGCTGCCAGGTCGTGCTCGACAACCGCGTGGCGGCCGACCTCCTCGACGTCCTCACCACCTCGTTTCTCGCCGAGAGCGTGCACAAGGGTAAGTCGCTCCTCGCCGGCAGGGTAGGTGAGCGCATCTTCTCCGAACTGGTCTCGGTGCGCGACAACGGGGTCCTCGAGGGAGGGGTGGGGAGTGCCCCCTGCGACGGCGAAGGGGTGCCGCAGCAGGATACGCCCCTCGTCACCGCAGGCGTGCTCCAGGGGTACCTCTACGACAGTTACTGGGCGAAGCGCCTTGGCGCTGCGTCCACCGGGAACGCGCAGCGCGGCACCATCAAGAGCCCCCCCCGGTTAGGCGCGAACAACCTTTTCATCGAGCCCGGAACTGCGGACGCAGGCGCGCTTGTCGGCGGCGTGGCCAAGGGTGTGTTCATCACGGACGTGATGGGGATACATACGGCAAACCCCATTACCGGCGACTTCTCGGTGGGGGCCTCAGGGTTCTATGTGGAAGATGGGGAATTGCGGTATCCGGTGAAGGGGCTCGCCCTGGCAGGAAACCTTTTGGAACTCTTCAGGAAGGTGGATATGGTCGGCAGCGACCTGCGCTTCTTCGGTTCAACCGGCGCGCCGTCGCTCAGGATTGCGGAACTGGACGTGAGCGGCACATAA
- a CDS encoding ArsR/SmtB family transcription factor has product MAFDKTKDYGKEAEMLKVLGHPIRLKIVAGLCAQECNVKHIWECLALPQATVSQHLALLKNKGIIEGTRDGVEVHYAVVSPFVRRLIEILHAEP; this is encoded by the coding sequence TTGGCATTTGACAAGACGAAGGATTACGGGAAAGAAGCGGAAATGCTGAAGGTGCTCGGGCACCCGATCCGCCTGAAAATAGTTGCGGGGCTTTGCGCCCAGGAATGCAACGTGAAGCACATCTGGGAGTGCCTCGCATTGCCTCAGGCGACCGTGTCGCAGCACCTGGCGCTTTTGAAGAACAAGGGGATCATCGAGGGGACCCGCGACGGGGTCGAGGTGCACTACGCTGTGGTGAGCCCGTTCGTGCGCAGGCTGATCGAGATCCTGCACGCCGAACCGTAA
- a CDS encoding oligopeptide/dipeptide ABC transporter ATP-binding protein — protein sequence MFAPKRTLTAVAGVDLELYPGETLGLAGESGCGKSTMARLLTGLTAPTSGSIRYLGRELAAMSKEELTRYRSEVQMVFQDPFSSLNPRMRVAEIVGEPLAIHGIGNASERRERVAELLQRVGLSPEQMMRFPHEFSGGQRQRIGIARALAVAPKLVIADEPVSALDLSIQAQIINLLQEVKKDLGLSFLFITHDLSVLRHMSDRVAVMYLGRIVETGSRDAVLSRPLHPYTETLLSAIPSIDPNRRRKHVIAKGELPSPVSPPSGCPFHPRCPYAQEVCSRKRPELEEKVPGQKAACHFSEEIYLGGSK from the coding sequence ATGTTCGCCCCGAAAAGGACGCTCACCGCCGTCGCAGGGGTGGACCTGGAGCTCTACCCGGGGGAGACCCTGGGTCTTGCCGGCGAGTCCGGCTGCGGCAAATCGACCATGGCGAGGCTGCTGACGGGGCTCACCGCGCCGACCTCCGGGAGCATCCGCTACCTGGGTCGCGAGCTCGCCGCAATGTCGAAGGAGGAGCTCACCCGGTACCGCAGCGAGGTGCAGATGGTCTTCCAGGACCCCTTCTCCTCGCTGAACCCACGCATGCGGGTCGCCGAGATCGTCGGGGAGCCGCTCGCGATCCACGGCATCGGTAACGCGTCCGAGCGGCGCGAACGGGTCGCGGAGCTTTTACAACGGGTGGGGCTTTCTCCCGAACAGATGATGCGCTTTCCCCACGAGTTTTCCGGCGGGCAGCGCCAGAGGATCGGGATCGCCCGCGCCCTCGCCGTCGCCCCCAAGCTCGTGATCGCGGACGAACCGGTTTCCGCGCTCGACCTCTCGATCCAGGCGCAGATCATCAACCTGCTCCAGGAGGTGAAAAAGGACCTCGGGCTCTCCTTCCTCTTCATCACCCACGACCTCTCGGTGCTTCGGCACATGAGCGACCGGGTGGCGGTGATGTACTTAGGTAGGATCGTGGAAACCGGAAGCCGCGACGCGGTGCTCTCGCGCCCCCTGCACCCTTACACCGAGACGTTGCTCTCCGCCATCCCGAGCATCGATCCGAACAGGCGCAGAAAGCACGTGATCGCCAAGGGGGAGCTCCCCTCCCCGGTGTCGCCCCCGAGCGGCTGCCCCTTCCACCCGCGCTGCCCGTACGCGCAGGAGGTGTGCAGCCGGAAGCGCCCCGAGCTCGAAGAGAAGGTGCCGGGACAAAAAGCCGCCTGTCATTTCTCTGAGGAGATCTACCTAGGCGGCAGCAAGTAA
- a CDS encoding ABC transporter ATP-binding protein, which translates to MPVLLEITGLRTEFRVKGGTVKAVRGVDLAVEAGETLALVGESGCGKSITAASVLRLVPPPGKIVAGSIRFKGKELLELSEEGMREIRGNRIAMVFQDPMTSLNPVFTVGYQVAEGLRIHRGLSAAAAEREAVDLLTQVGIPAAIERIRDYPHQLSGGMRQRVMIAMALACGPELVIADEPTTALDVTIQAQILELLDRLMAQNRMGLVLITHNLGIVAERAHKTAIMYAGEIVESAATSELFANPLHPYTKGLLASLPEFGTPGEKLATFAGGVPDLKSDFIGCPFRERCPIGDAECGKANIEMREVAPGHLVRCRKVS; encoded by the coding sequence GTGCCGGTACTTCTCGAAATAACAGGACTGCGTACCGAGTTCCGCGTGAAGGGCGGCACGGTAAAAGCGGTGCGCGGCGTTGATCTCGCCGTGGAGGCGGGGGAAACCCTGGCGCTCGTCGGCGAATCGGGCTGCGGCAAGAGCATCACGGCCGCCTCGGTGCTGCGACTGGTTCCTCCTCCGGGAAAGATCGTCGCCGGGTCGATCCGTTTCAAGGGGAAGGAGCTCCTCGAGCTCTCCGAAGAGGGGATGCGCGAGATCCGCGGCAACCGGATCGCCATGGTGTTCCAGGACCCGATGACCTCGCTGAACCCGGTCTTCACCGTCGGCTATCAGGTGGCGGAGGGACTGCGCATCCACCGCGGCCTCTCGGCGGCTGCCGCCGAGCGCGAAGCGGTCGACCTGCTCACCCAGGTGGGGATCCCGGCGGCTATAGAGCGCATAAGGGACTACCCGCACCAGCTCTCGGGCGGCATGCGCCAGCGCGTGATGATCGCCATGGCGCTTGCCTGCGGGCCTGAGCTCGTCATTGCCGACGAGCCGACCACCGCCCTCGACGTCACCATCCAGGCCCAGATCCTCGAGCTTTTGGACCGGCTCATGGCGCAAAACCGGATGGGGCTCGTCCTGATCACGCACAACCTGGGGATCGTGGCCGAGCGCGCCCATAAAACCGCCATCATGTATGCCGGCGAGATCGTCGAGAGCGCCGCCACCTCCGAACTCTTCGCAAACCCGCTGCACCCGTACACGAAAGGGCTCCTCGCCTCGCTCCCGGAGTTCGGTACCCCCGGGGAAAAGCTCGCCACCTTCGCCGGGGGCGTGCCCGACCTGAAAAGCGACTTCATCGGCTGCCCCTTCAGGGAGCGCTGCCCGATCGGCGACGCGGAGTGCGGCAAAGCGAACATCGAAATGCGGGAGGTGGCGCCGGGACATCTCGTGCGCTGCAGGAAGGTATCGTGA